In one Thermaerobacter sp. PB12/4term genomic region, the following are encoded:
- a CDS encoding TlpA disulfide reductase family protein, with amino-acid sequence MDSRRRIALVAGLLLVVAGLAAGIAVLNRDEPAAPGPGGSPPVGQAPAPGAPNAGTPGAGQNPPGSSGQVQAPAEGPVVAPGTQAPDFTLRDLEGRPVSLSNFRGKVVFLNFWASWCYPCRQEMPEIRKLVDRMPGDVVVVGVTTSDPASPQEIKAYVEENGYDWVFVYDEGSRVGRQYRIVYLPTSYFIDPDGVVRARHIGPMTAEQMERYIQQARPGGDS; translated from the coding sequence ATGGACAGCCGCCGCCGTATCGCGCTCGTAGCCGGGTTGTTGCTGGTGGTGGCGGGTCTGGCCGCCGGCATCGCCGTCCTGAACAGGGACGAACCGGCCGCGCCGGGCCCGGGCGGAAGCCCGCCCGTCGGGCAGGCACCGGCACCCGGTGCCCCGAACGCGGGCACCCCGGGTGCCGGGCAGAACCCGCCAGGTTCGTCCGGACAGGTGCAGGCTCCCGCCGAAGGGCCTGTGGTGGCCCCCGGCACCCAGGCCCCCGACTTCACCCTGCGGGACCTGGAGGGCCGGCCGGTCAGCCTGTCGAATTTTCGGGGAAAGGTGGTCTTCCTCAATTTCTGGGCCAGCTGGTGCTACCCGTGCCGGCAGGAGATGCCGGAAATCCGCAAGCTGGTCGACCGGATGCCGGGCGACGTGGTGGTGGTGGGTGTCACCACCAGTGACCCGGCCAGCCCGCAGGAGATCAAGGCCTACGTGGAAGAGAACGGGTATGACTGGGTCTTCGTCTACGACGAGGGCAGCCGGGTGGGGCGGCAGTACCGCATCGTCTACCTGCCGACCAGCTACTTCATCGACCCGGATGGGGTGGTGCGGGCGCGACACATCGGCCCCATGACGGCCGAGCAGATGGAACGTTACATCCAGCAGGCCCGGCCGGGCGGCGATTCGTAG
- a CDS encoding thioredoxin domain-containing protein, translating into MASSGRRPNRLIHEASPYLQQHAYNPVDWYPWGPEALERARREDRPILLSIGYAACHWCHVMERECFEDPAIAARMNAGFVNVKVDREERPDLDQIYQTAAQILGSGGGWPLTVFVTPDLKPFFAGTYFPPEDRHGLPGFPKVLEAVLDAYRRRRDEVERVAGQVAEVLRRSVSGAGLLDRGTGEPAGRPGGPGPEGAAGEAGGAPAPGPSEASGQGEAAREAGAAPGRDGAGTQEPGGGGVALGLAPDGAAGREAARRWLEQAAARIARSYDPQYGGFGRAPKFPQATAVAVLLRAGAGSGVHHPGGPGTGTGRDAQDGAGDGRAPAAEAGPERGSGAGLAAASAGRHPAGGGQGPGPGSRRWLDMALHTLQAMALGGLFDHLAGGFHRYATDRAWLIPHFEKMLYDQAQLVPLYLDAYRITGDPFYAGVARRTLDFVREEMTAPEGGFISTLDADSDGREGAYYVWTPAQLREALEGSVASGARMGPAEGGPARSTLAATGLAEGSDPAAGEPGRPARAKAGLSGSGPAGGNPANGAPARTAPAADSPTGPVEPARAEPAAAASVDVALAARWFGVTEEGNFEDGTTVLYRAVADEERPALARSLGLEPAELDRRLQSIRKRLLEARRRRTPPARDDKILAGWNGLMIAAFAQAAPVLDEPGYAEAARRAAEFVLGALRRPDGRLVHAYRGRALEVPGFLQDYAFFIEGLLALHAAGGDSRWLDEADRLAGVMIETFWDEDSGLFYDAPLEAQTPLARPVELFDQAVPAGPAVAAGVLARLAVITGDERYRRVAGRFLDRVRALAAEQPLAMARTVWVEADRLEGYTEVTLVGDPDTRALAEWRRRLAGFYLPGLLLTIRPPGAGTERRAVWQGRDPVGGRPVAYVCRNFTCSLPLVDWEGLRRELERAHG; encoded by the coding sequence ATGGCGAGCAGCGGCCGCCGGCCTAACCGGCTGATCCACGAAGCCTCACCCTACCTGCAGCAGCACGCCTACAACCCCGTCGACTGGTACCCCTGGGGGCCGGAGGCGCTGGAACGGGCGCGGCGGGAAGACCGGCCCATCCTTCTCAGCATCGGCTACGCGGCCTGCCACTGGTGCCACGTGATGGAGCGGGAATGCTTCGAAGACCCGGCCATCGCGGCCCGGATGAACGCCGGGTTCGTCAACGTGAAGGTCGACCGGGAGGAGCGGCCGGACCTGGACCAGATCTACCAGACGGCGGCGCAGATCCTGGGTTCCGGGGGCGGCTGGCCGCTGACGGTGTTCGTGACGCCGGACCTCAAGCCCTTCTTCGCCGGCACCTACTTCCCGCCGGAAGACCGCCACGGGCTGCCGGGGTTCCCTAAGGTGCTGGAGGCGGTGCTGGACGCTTACCGCCGCCGCCGGGACGAGGTGGAGCGGGTGGCCGGCCAGGTGGCGGAGGTGCTGCGCCGTTCGGTGAGCGGTGCCGGCCTGCTGGACCGGGGGACGGGCGAACCGGCCGGCCGTCCCGGGGGTCCGGGACCGGAGGGCGCTGCCGGTGAAGCCGGTGGGGCTCCGGCCCCGGGGCCCAGCGAGGCCTCTGGGCAAGGGGAAGCGGCCCGGGAGGCGGGCGCGGCCCCTGGGCGCGACGGGGCCGGGACTCAGGAGCCCGGCGGGGGAGGCGTGGCCTTGGGTCTCGCGCCTGATGGTGCTGCAGGCCGGGAGGCGGCACGGCGGTGGTTGGAGCAGGCTGCCGCCCGCATCGCCCGCAGCTATGACCCGCAGTACGGTGGCTTCGGCCGGGCCCCCAAGTTCCCCCAGGCCACGGCCGTGGCGGTGCTGCTGCGGGCCGGCGCCGGGAGCGGCGTGCACCACCCTGGGGGACCCGGGACGGGGACCGGTCGGGACGCTCAGGATGGAGCCGGGGACGGCCGGGCGCCGGCCGCTGAGGCTGGCCCAGAGCGTGGCTCTGGCGCGGGCCTGGCGGCCGCCTCGGCAGGCCGGCATCCGGCCGGGGGAGGCCAGGGGCCCGGCCCGGGTTCCCGGCGCTGGCTCGACATGGCCCTGCACACCCTGCAGGCCATGGCCCTGGGGGGCCTGTTCGACCACTTGGCGGGCGGGTTCCACCGCTACGCCACCGACCGGGCGTGGCTGATCCCCCACTTCGAGAAGATGCTCTACGACCAGGCGCAGCTGGTGCCCCTGTACCTCGACGCCTACCGGATCACGGGGGATCCCTTCTACGCCGGGGTGGCGCGGCGCACCCTGGATTTCGTCCGCGAAGAAATGACGGCCCCCGAGGGCGGGTTCATCAGCACCCTGGATGCCGACAGCGACGGCCGCGAGGGGGCCTACTACGTCTGGACGCCCGCCCAGCTCCGGGAGGCGCTGGAGGGTTCGGTCGCGTCCGGCGCCCGGATGGGTCCCGCCGAAGGGGGGCCTGCCAGGAGCACCCTCGCCGCCACGGGGCTCGCGGAGGGAAGTGACCCCGCCGCAGGAGAACCTGGCAGGCCCGCTAGAGCCAAGGCCGGTCTGTCCGGCTCCGGCCCTGCCGGGGGCAACCCCGCCAATGGGGCGCCTGCAAGGACCGCACCCGCCGCTGACAGTCCCACGGGACCGGTCGAACCCGCCAGGGCGGAGCCCGCCGCTGCCGCCTCGGTCGACGTGGCTCTGGCGGCCCGCTGGTTCGGCGTGACCGAGGAGGGCAACTTCGAGGACGGCACCACGGTGCTCTACCGGGCGGTGGCCGATGAGGAACGCCCGGCCCTGGCCCGCAGCCTGGGCCTGGAACCCGCCGAGCTGGACCGCCGGCTGCAGTCCATCCGCAAGCGGCTGCTGGAGGCCCGGCGCCGCCGCACCCCGCCGGCCCGGGACGACAAGATCCTGGCCGGCTGGAACGGCCTGATGATTGCCGCCTTCGCCCAGGCCGCACCGGTGCTGGACGAACCCGGCTACGCGGAGGCGGCCCGCCGGGCGGCCGAGTTCGTCCTGGGGGCCTTGCGCCGGCCCGACGGGCGGCTGGTTCACGCCTACCGGGGACGAGCCCTGGAGGTGCCCGGGTTCCTGCAGGATTACGCCTTTTTCATCGAAGGGCTACTGGCGCTGCACGCCGCCGGCGGCGATTCCCGCTGGCTGGATGAGGCGGACCGGCTGGCAGGGGTCATGATCGAGACCTTCTGGGACGAGGACAGTGGCCTCTTCTACGACGCGCCCCTGGAGGCACAGACCCCCCTGGCCCGGCCGGTGGAGCTGTTCGACCAGGCGGTGCCGGCCGGCCCGGCTGTGGCGGCCGGGGTCCTGGCGCGGCTGGCGGTGATCACCGGTGACGAGCGCTACCGCCGCGTGGCCGGCCGGTTTCTCGACCGGGTGAGGGCCCTGGCGGCGGAGCAGCCCCTGGCCATGGCCCGGACGGTGTGGGTCGAGGCCGACCGGCTGGAGGGGTATACGGAGGTGACCCTGGTGGGCGATCCTGACACCCGGGCGCTGGCGGAGTGGCGCCGGCGGCTGGCCGGGTTCTACCTGCCGGGGCTCCTCTTGACGATCCGGCCGCCCGGTGCCGGCACCGAGCGCCGGGCTGTGTGGCAAGGCCGTGACCCGGTGGGCGGGCGCCCCGTGGCCTACGTCTGCCGCAACTTCACCTGCTCCCTGCCCCTCGTGGACTGGGAGGGGCTGCGGCGCGAGCTGGAACGGGCGCATGGGTAA
- a CDS encoding DUF4870 domain-containing protein, translating to MINGGGESRSWAVACHLAALAGIWIPLGNLLGPLVVWLVKRNDDPFVDQQGKEAVNFQLSVTLYFIALIALGILALVPMGMADILVGPMGGPGPRALTFLLFVLLALLAAAVSLGWLVLVIVAAVRASRGEAYRYPLTLRLVR from the coding sequence ATGATCAACGGAGGCGGCGAATCCCGGAGCTGGGCGGTGGCCTGCCACCTGGCGGCCCTGGCAGGCATCTGGATTCCTCTAGGCAATCTGCTGGGCCCGCTGGTGGTCTGGCTGGTCAAGCGGAACGACGACCCCTTTGTCGACCAGCAGGGCAAGGAAGCCGTCAACTTTCAGCTCAGCGTCACCCTGTACTTCATCGCCCTGATTGCCCTGGGCATTCTGGCCCTGGTGCCCATGGGCATGGCCGACATCCTGGTGGGCCCCATGGGCGGCCCGGGCCCGCGGGCCCTCACCTTCCTCCTCTTCGTGCTGCTCGCTTTGCTGGCGGCGGCCGTGTCCCTGGGGTGGCTCGTGCTGGTGATCGTCGCCGCCGTCCGGGCCAGCCGGGGCGAGGCCTACCGCTATCCGCTGACCTTGCGGCTGGTGAGGTAA
- a CDS encoding thioesterase family protein: MVRSPLRVRFAETDAQGVVYYGNYFVYFEVGRVDLLREARGAGPQGATAQGAGSAGEPEGGQEAAVEPGGGVHALMVVHAECDYRASARFDDRLEVETWIEALGRTSITFGHRVVRLPGREELVRGRVVAVHVGREGRPEPLPAPWREALGRYMPPSPDPSQPARPLAEAGPYLTSRKVSG; this comes from the coding sequence GTGGTGCGCTCCCCCCTGCGGGTTCGGTTTGCCGAGACCGACGCGCAGGGGGTGGTCTATTACGGGAACTACTTCGTGTACTTCGAGGTCGGCCGGGTCGACCTACTGCGGGAGGCGCGGGGGGCCGGGCCGCAGGGAGCGACGGCCCAGGGAGCGGGGAGCGCCGGCGAGCCGGAAGGCGGGCAGGAAGCGGCGGTGGAGCCCGGCGGCGGCGTCCACGCCCTGATGGTGGTCCACGCCGAGTGCGACTACCGGGCCTCCGCCCGGTTCGACGACCGGCTGGAGGTCGAGACCTGGATCGAAGCCCTCGGCCGGACCAGCATCACCTTCGGCCACCGGGTGGTGCGGCTGCCCGGCCGGGAGGAGCTGGTGCGCGGCCGGGTGGTGGCCGTGCACGTGGGGCGGGAGGGTCGCCCCGAACCCCTTCCTGCACCCTGGCGGGAAGCGCTGGGGCGGTACATGCCCCCTTCGCCCGACCCCAGCCAGCCCGCCCGGCCTCTGGCGGAGGCGGGCCCTTACCTCACCAGCCGCAAGGTCAGCGGATAG